One genomic segment of Gossypium arboreum isolate Shixiya-1 chromosome 3, ASM2569848v2, whole genome shotgun sequence includes these proteins:
- the LOC108489578 gene encoding nuclear transport factor 2A isoform X3, which yields MDPDAVAKAFVEHYYSTFDANRAGLANLYQEGSMLTFEGQKIQGSQSIVVKLTSLPFQQCKHNITTVDCQPSGSGGMLVFVSGNLQLVGEQHALKFSQ from the exons aTGGATCCAGACGCAGTAGCCAAGGCCTTCGTCGAGCACTACTACTCCACATTCGATGCCAACCGGGCCGGTTTAGCCAATCTCTACCAGGAAGGTTCCATGTTGACCTTCGAAGGTCAAAAGATCCAGGGCTCTCAGAGCATCGTCGTTAAACTCACCAGCCTTCCTTTCCAGCAGTGCAAGCACAACATCACCACCGTCGATTGCCAGCCTTCCGGCTCCGGCGGCATGCTCGTCTTCGTCAGCGGTAACCTCCAACTCGTTGGCGAGCAGCATGCTCTCAAGTTCAGCCAG TGA
- the LOC108489578 gene encoding nuclear transport factor 2A isoform X2 translates to MDPDAVAKAFVEHYYSTFDANRAGLANLYQEGSMLTFEGQKIQGSQSIVVKLTSLPFQQCKHNITTVDCQPSGSGGMLVFVSGNLQLVGEQHALKFSQRSSQCSL, encoded by the exons aTGGATCCAGACGCAGTAGCCAAGGCCTTCGTCGAGCACTACTACTCCACATTCGATGCCAACCGGGCCGGTTTAGCCAATCTCTACCAGGAAGGTTCCATGTTGACCTTCGAAGGTCAAAAGATCCAGGGCTCTCAGAGCATCGTCGTTAAACTCACCAGCCTTCCTTTCCAGCAGTGCAAGCACAACATCACCACCGTCGATTGCCAGCCTTCCGGCTCCGGCGGCATGCTCGTCTTCGTCAGCGGTAACCTCCAACTCGTTGGCGAGCAGCATGCTCTCAAGTTCAGCCAG AGGTCCTCTCAGTGCTCACTCTGA